From one Catenuloplanes nepalensis genomic stretch:
- a CDS encoding protein-glutamate methylesterase/protein-glutamine glutaminase, with protein sequence MTIAVMVVDDSVVVRRLIVDALDGMPDIKVVGTASNGRLAQAKIDQLKPDVITMDIEMPEMNGIEAVRELRKRHKTPVIMFSTLSAAGATATLDALAAGATDYVTKPANVGSVQASIQAVRDQLVPKIHALGGRRGGPPLAGRPPARPMAPARPGAPMGRPGLPPLPGGPAPHGGPGAPSGRIDLIAVGCSTGGPDALARVVQSFPGDLPVPVVVTQHMPPVFTKMFAERLDRTNAIQVVEATDSMTLKPGVMYIAPGDRHLVLVKRGTGVVTQLSTAPPENSCRPAVDVMFRAVGRAYGGSTLAVILTGMGQDGRNGCQELRAAGAEIVAQDEATSVVWGMPGAVVTANLAHTVLPLDQIGPYLTSRVNAGRTARPKVVTR encoded by the coding sequence GTGACGATCGCAGTGATGGTGGTCGACGACTCAGTGGTCGTCCGCCGGCTGATCGTGGACGCGCTCGACGGCATGCCGGACATCAAGGTCGTCGGCACCGCCTCCAACGGCCGTCTGGCCCAGGCGAAGATCGACCAGCTGAAGCCGGACGTCATCACGATGGACATCGAGATGCCGGAGATGAACGGCATCGAGGCGGTCCGGGAGCTGCGCAAGCGGCACAAGACGCCGGTGATCATGTTCAGCACGCTCAGCGCCGCGGGCGCCACCGCGACGCTGGACGCGCTGGCCGCGGGCGCCACGGACTACGTCACCAAGCCGGCGAACGTGGGCAGCGTCCAGGCCTCCATCCAGGCGGTACGCGACCAGCTGGTGCCGAAGATCCACGCGCTGGGCGGGCGCCGCGGTGGACCGCCGCTCGCCGGCCGCCCGCCGGCCCGTCCGATGGCCCCGGCACGTCCCGGCGCGCCGATGGGCCGCCCCGGCCTGCCGCCGCTGCCCGGTGGCCCGGCCCCGCACGGCGGTCCCGGCGCACCCAGCGGGCGGATCGACCTGATCGCGGTGGGCTGCTCGACCGGCGGCCCGGACGCGCTCGCCCGGGTGGTGCAGTCGTTCCCCGGAGACCTGCCGGTGCCGGTGGTGGTCACCCAGCACATGCCGCCGGTCTTCACGAAGATGTTCGCCGAACGGCTGGACCGCACGAACGCGATCCAGGTCGTCGAGGCGACGGACAGCATGACGCTCAAGCCGGGGGTCATGTACATCGCTCCCGGCGATCGCCACCTCGTCCTGGTCAAGCGAGGAACCGGCGTGGTCACCCAGCTGTCCACAGCACCGCCGGAGAACTCCTGCCGGCCCGCCGTGGACGTGATGTTCCGAGCGGTCGGCCGCGCCTACGGCGGCTCGACCCTCGCCGTGATCCTGACCGGCATGGGTCAGGACGGCCGCAACGGCTGCCAGGAACTCCGGGCGGCCGGCGCCGAGATCGTCGCGCAGGACGAGGCGACCTCGGTGGTGTGGGGAATGCCCGGCGCGGTCGTCACCGCGAACCTCGCCCACACCGTGCTGCCGCTGGACCAGATCGGCCCGTACCTGACCTCTCGTGTGAATGCCGGCCGCACGGCCCGGCCGAAGGTGGTGACTCGATGA
- a CDS encoding sodium:solute symporter family protein, translated as MEELRLDLGIIDYLILALYFGTVLGVGFAARRAIKTSVDFFLSGRSLPAWVTGLAFVSANLGALEIIGMAANGAQYGMMTLHYYLIGAVPAMVFLGIVMMPFYYGSKVRSVPEFLLRRFNRPTHLLNALSFALAQVLIAGVNLFALALVLEALLGWPLWVSIVVGAAIVLAYITVGGLTSAIYNEVLQFFVILAGLIPLTVIGLVKVGGVNGLADAVRNSTLGEAGLHTWANTAGQDNPLGANWIGIVFGLGFVLSFGYWTTNFAEVQRALSARNMSAARRTPIIAAFPKLLIPLVVVVPGLIALVTVSGLGAESGALQYNNAIPLLMRDLLPNGVLGIAVTGLIASFMAGMAANVSGFNTVFTYDIWQAYVRKDRPDEYYLRVGRIATVCGVVIGIGTAFIAADFNNIMNYIQTLFSLFNAPLFATFIVGMFWKRMTAQAGFWSLLLGTLASFTVYLLYKAGTLPFDSDLEESFWGSGIAFFTVVIVALIITPLTRPKSDDDLRGLVYGLQGTGGASDALAGDAAWYRSPVLLGMIALVLSVLLYIPIW; from the coding sequence GTGGAGGAGCTAAGACTCGATCTTGGCATAATCGACTATCTCATCCTGGCGCTCTACTTCGGCACCGTGCTCGGCGTGGGCTTCGCGGCCCGGCGCGCGATCAAGACCAGCGTCGACTTCTTCCTGTCCGGACGGTCGCTGCCGGCCTGGGTGACCGGCCTGGCGTTCGTCTCGGCCAACCTCGGCGCGCTCGAGATCATCGGCATGGCCGCGAACGGCGCGCAGTACGGCATGATGACGCTGCACTACTACCTGATCGGCGCCGTACCCGCGATGGTCTTCCTGGGCATCGTGATGATGCCGTTCTACTACGGCTCCAAGGTGCGCAGCGTGCCGGAGTTCCTGCTCCGCCGCTTCAACCGGCCGACGCACCTGCTCAACGCCCTGAGCTTCGCGCTCGCCCAGGTGCTGATCGCGGGCGTCAACCTGTTCGCGCTGGCGCTGGTGCTGGAGGCGCTGCTCGGCTGGCCGCTGTGGGTGTCCATCGTGGTCGGCGCCGCGATCGTGCTGGCCTACATCACGGTCGGCGGCCTCACCTCGGCGATCTACAACGAGGTGCTGCAGTTCTTCGTGATCCTGGCCGGCCTGATCCCGCTCACCGTGATCGGCCTGGTCAAGGTCGGCGGCGTGAACGGCCTGGCGGACGCGGTCCGGAACAGCACGCTCGGCGAGGCCGGGCTGCACACCTGGGCGAACACCGCGGGCCAGGACAATCCGCTCGGCGCGAACTGGATCGGCATCGTCTTCGGCCTCGGTTTCGTGCTGTCCTTCGGCTACTGGACCACGAACTTCGCCGAGGTGCAGCGCGCGCTCTCCGCCCGCAACATGAGCGCGGCCCGGCGTACCCCGATCATCGCGGCGTTCCCGAAGCTGCTGATCCCGCTGGTCGTCGTGGTGCCCGGCCTGATCGCGCTGGTGACCGTGTCCGGGCTGGGCGCGGAGTCCGGCGCGCTGCAGTACAACAACGCGATCCCGCTGCTGATGCGCGACCTGCTGCCGAACGGTGTGCTCGGTATCGCGGTGACCGGCCTGATCGCGTCGTTCATGGCCGGCATGGCCGCGAACGTCAGCGGCTTCAACACGGTCTTCACCTACGACATCTGGCAGGCCTACGTCCGTAAGGACCGGCCGGACGAGTACTACCTGCGGGTGGGCCGGATCGCCACGGTCTGCGGCGTGGTGATCGGCATCGGCACCGCGTTCATCGCGGCCGACTTCAACAACATCATGAACTACATCCAGACGCTGTTCAGCCTGTTCAACGCGCCGCTGTTCGCGACGTTCATCGTGGGCATGTTCTGGAAGCGGATGACCGCGCAGGCCGGTTTCTGGTCGCTGCTGCTCGGCACGCTCGCGTCGTTCACGGTCTACCTGCTCTACAAGGCCGGGACGCTGCCGTTCGACTCCGACCTGGAGGAGAGCTTCTGGGGCTCCGGCATCGCGTTCTTCACCGTGGTGATCGTCGCACTGATCATCACGCCGCTGACCCGGCCGAAGTCCGACGACGACCTGCGCGGCCTGGTCTACGGGCTGCAGGGCACCGGTGGCGCGAGCGACGCGCTGGCCGGTGACGCGGCCTGGTACCGATCGCCGGTGCTGCTGGGCATGATCGCCCTGGTTCTGTCCGTGCTGCTCTACATCCCGATCTGGTGA
- a CDS encoding chemotaxis protein CheW — protein MATRQYATFEVAGQLFGVEVHTVQEVLSYNEYTMVPLAPSAVGGLFNLRGQVIAAVDLRVQLGLPRQSLDGPVMNVILRGDEEPVSLLVDKIGEVVDLDEATFEPPPDTLNGPTRELVVGTFKLEGRLMLALNVAQAVDTYRTPAAS, from the coding sequence ATGGCGACGCGGCAGTATGCCACCTTCGAGGTGGCCGGTCAGCTCTTCGGGGTCGAGGTGCACACCGTGCAGGAAGTGCTCTCCTACAACGAGTACACGATGGTGCCGCTGGCACCGTCCGCGGTCGGCGGCCTGTTCAACCTGCGCGGTCAGGTGATCGCGGCGGTGGACCTGCGGGTGCAGCTGGGCCTGCCCCGGCAGTCGCTGGACGGGCCGGTGATGAACGTGATCCTGCGCGGCGACGAGGAGCCGGTCAGCCTGCTGGTCGACAAGATCGGCGAGGTCGTCGACCTGGACGAGGCCACGTTCGAGCCGCCGCCGGACACACTGAACGGCCCGACCCGTGAGCTGGTGGTCGGCACGTTCAAGCTGGAGGGCCGCCTGATGCTCGCGCTCAACGTGGCGCAGGCAGTGGACACCTACCGCACTCCGGCCGCGAGCTAG
- a CDS encoding CAP domain-containing protein gives MRNLLRSATLTAVTAALVIGGTATTATAAVTPATTLETQVIAQTNTERAKAGCKKLTVSPALTTAARGHSSDQAKHGYFSHTGRNGSTFTARVKTAGYAPAVGENIAWGYSDTTGVMTGWMNSPGHRKNILNCKAVKIGVGVARDTKGTIYWTQEFGG, from the coding sequence TTGCGCAACCTGCTCCGCTCCGCCACCCTGACCGCCGTCACCGCCGCCCTCGTGATCGGTGGCACCGCCACCACCGCGACCGCCGCCGTGACCCCGGCCACCACGCTGGAGACGCAGGTCATCGCACAGACCAACACCGAACGCGCCAAGGCCGGCTGCAAGAAGCTCACCGTCTCCCCCGCACTGACCACAGCCGCCCGCGGACACTCCTCCGACCAGGCCAAGCACGGCTACTTCTCCCACACCGGCCGCAACGGCTCCACCTTCACCGCCCGCGTCAAGACCGCCGGCTACGCCCCCGCCGTCGGCGAGAACATCGCCTGGGGCTACAGCGACACCACCGGCGTCATGACCGGCTGGATGAACAGCCCCGGCCACCGCAAGAACATCCTCAACTGCAAGGCCGTCAAGATCGGCGTCGGCGTCGCCCGCGACACCAAGGGCACCATCTACTGGACCCAGGAATTCGGCGGCTGA
- a CDS encoding response regulator, translating to MQAILIDDSRAMRLILRRIVGQIGFDAVEAEDGQAAIDLLDTMEKPPELALIDWNMPNMNGLEFVTTVRKLPKYREMTLVMVTTESEQSQIVRALAAGAHEYVIKPFTAGAMIEKLALLGLVPQGATS from the coding sequence GTGCAGGCGATCTTGATCGACGACTCCCGGGCGATGCGCCTGATCCTGCGCCGCATCGTCGGGCAGATCGGCTTCGACGCGGTGGAGGCAGAGGACGGGCAGGCCGCCATCGACCTGCTCGACACCATGGAGAAGCCGCCCGAACTGGCGCTCATTGACTGGAACATGCCCAACATGAACGGCCTCGAGTTCGTCACCACGGTCCGCAAGCTACCGAAGTACCGCGAGATGACGCTCGTGATGGTCACCACCGAGAGCGAGCAGAGCCAGATCGTGCGTGCGCTCGCCGCCGGCGCGCACGAGTACGTGATCAAGCCGTTCACCGCGGGCGCCATGATCGAAAAGCTGGCCCTGCTGGGCCTCGTCCCTCAGGGAGCAACTTCATGA
- a CDS encoding GGDEF domain-containing protein, whose amino-acid sequence MNAPTGAIDRSAWQGELERRVTAAYRGRYPLVIVLLDLDHFAAYEAQHGREAGEQLLLDAGEAWRAHVRPDDLLVRYGEGQFGVILSRVQLRAAERIIARLREATPGAQTFSAGVALWNGSEDWQALVARAVEALEAAKEGGRNRSVVHGTTALI is encoded by the coding sequence ATGAACGCCCCGACCGGTGCCATCGACCGCAGCGCGTGGCAGGGGGAACTGGAGCGGCGGGTCACCGCCGCGTACCGAGGCCGGTACCCGCTGGTGATCGTGCTGCTCGACCTCGACCACTTCGCGGCCTACGAGGCACAGCACGGACGCGAGGCCGGCGAGCAGCTGCTCCTGGACGCCGGTGAGGCCTGGCGCGCCCACGTCCGCCCGGACGACCTGCTCGTCCGGTACGGGGAGGGGCAGTTCGGCGTGATACTCAGCCGGGTGCAGCTGCGCGCGGCGGAGCGGATCATCGCGCGGCTGCGGGAGGCCACGCCGGGCGCGCAGACGTTCTCCGCGGGTGTGGCGCTGTGGAACGGCTCCGAGGACTGGCAGGCGCTCGTCGCGCGCGCGGTGGAGGCGCTCGAGGCAGCGAAGGAGGGCGGCCGCAACCGGTCCGTGGTGCACGGCACCACCGCGCTCATCTAG
- a CDS encoding response regulator — protein sequence MKILIADDSRVMRQIVTRTLRQAGFDGHDLVEAQDGKQAFDLVQSEKPDLVISDWNMPEMTGVECLRQLRANGNDVKFGFVTSECTPEMMQQAEAAGALFFIIKPFTAERFDEVFSPILG from the coding sequence GTGAAGATTCTGATCGCGGACGACAGCCGGGTGATGCGCCAGATCGTCACCCGTACGCTGCGGCAGGCCGGCTTCGACGGGCATGACCTGGTCGAGGCGCAGGACGGCAAGCAGGCGTTCGACCTGGTGCAGTCCGAGAAGCCGGACCTGGTGATCTCCGACTGGAACATGCCGGAGATGACCGGCGTCGAGTGCCTGCGCCAGCTGCGGGCCAACGGCAACGACGTCAAGTTCGGCTTCGTCACCTCGGAGTGCACGCCCGAGATGATGCAGCAGGCCGAGGCCGCAGGTGCCCTGTTCTTCATCATCAAGCCGTTCACAGCTGAACGATTTGATGAGGTCTTTAGTCCAATTTTGGGATGA
- a CDS encoding CheR family methyltransferase, with protein sequence MTLSQQDFSFVAGLVRREASIVLAPGKEYLVEARLIPVARQIGAASVTEFLANIQRRPDPTHQRMIVDALTTNETSWFRDREPFTALTEQILPELISSRATSRKLRFWSAACSSGQEPYSLAITLQQALPAGWNYEIVGSDISTEMIKRAEAGEFSQVEINRGLPAAQLVHYFERAGAHWRIAPSLRRNVSFTRLNLTAPLPPLPPFDVVFLRNVLIYFDVDTKRTVLKNIGRMLRPDGWLFLGAAETTIGIDDNYERVVAGRTSAYRLKSAVPAGIARKG encoded by the coding sequence ATGACACTGTCTCAACAAGACTTCTCATTCGTCGCTGGGCTCGTGCGGCGCGAGGCGTCGATCGTGCTGGCTCCGGGCAAGGAGTACCTGGTCGAGGCGCGGCTGATCCCGGTCGCACGCCAGATCGGCGCGGCCAGCGTGACGGAGTTCCTGGCGAACATCCAGCGGCGTCCGGATCCCACGCACCAGCGGATGATCGTGGACGCGCTGACGACGAACGAGACGTCCTGGTTCCGGGACCGTGAGCCGTTCACCGCTCTTACCGAGCAGATCCTGCCGGAGCTGATCAGTTCCCGGGCGACCAGCCGCAAGCTGCGGTTCTGGTCGGCCGCGTGCTCCAGCGGGCAGGAGCCGTACAGCCTGGCGATCACGTTGCAGCAGGCGCTGCCGGCCGGCTGGAACTACGAGATCGTCGGCAGCGACATCTCCACCGAAATGATCAAGCGGGCCGAGGCCGGCGAGTTCAGCCAGGTGGAGATCAACCGGGGCCTGCCGGCCGCGCAGCTCGTGCACTACTTCGAGCGGGCCGGCGCGCACTGGCGGATCGCGCCCTCGCTGCGGCGCAACGTCTCCTTCACCCGGCTGAACCTGACCGCTCCGCTGCCGCCGCTGCCGCCGTTCGACGTCGTGTTCCTGCGGAACGTGCTCATCTACTTCGACGTGGACACCAAGCGCACCGTGCTGAAGAACATCGGGCGGATGCTGCGGCCGGACGGGTGGCTCTTCCTTGGAGCGGCCGAGACCACCATCGGCATCGATGACAACTATGAGCGGGTCGTAGCCGGGCGCACGTCGGCGTACCGACTCAAGTCTGCGGTGCCGGCCGGCATCGCTAGGAAGGGGTGA
- a CDS encoding chemotaxis protein CheX — protein MSDVAALRVEDLQEIVEQVWSSYLDPEGIEPLLPVYDDIDGMKTDMHASVSITGTWHGHVVVACNEPAAKNCSAAFLAMEVEEVGEADMMDVLGELANIVGGNVKSMLPPGCFVSLPTVVTGEAPHYPSAEPVCQLAGTWLGDPFVITMWRSRGDSGGDAA, from the coding sequence ATGAGTGATGTAGCTGCACTTCGGGTCGAAGATCTGCAGGAGATCGTCGAACAGGTGTGGTCGTCGTACCTCGACCCGGAGGGCATCGAGCCACTGCTCCCGGTCTACGACGACATCGACGGCATGAAGACCGACATGCACGCGTCCGTGTCGATCACCGGCACCTGGCACGGGCACGTGGTCGTCGCCTGCAACGAGCCGGCCGCGAAGAACTGCTCGGCCGCGTTCCTGGCGATGGAGGTCGAGGAGGTCGGCGAGGCCGACATGATGGACGTGCTCGGCGAGCTGGCCAACATCGTCGGCGGCAACGTGAAGAGCATGCTCCCGCCCGGCTGCTTCGTCTCGCTGCCGACCGTGGTCACCGGCGAGGCGCCGCACTATCCGTCCGCGGAGCCGGTCTGCCAGCTGGCCGGCACGTGGCTGGGTGACCCCTTCGTGATCACCATGTGGCGGAGCCGTGGCGACAGCGGGGGAGACGCGGCGTGA
- a CDS encoding response regulator transcription factor: MSKLLVVEDDPDIALALRMLFGRAGYDISHAADGRSGLREAYTEKPDLVVLDVGLPEMDGWQVLERLRDVSDVPVLVLTAHGQEAEKVRGLRGGADDYLTKPFANAELLARVEALLRRSSAGQNSWASQVYDDGVVHLDPTRRRVYVKGEEVRLTPTEFRLLNALVRHAGAVLSPNQLLTQAWDDPTGIGQERVKFAVLRLRRKLGWSDPEESPIESVRGFGYRYRKANPDA, from the coding sequence GTGAGCAAGCTTCTGGTCGTCGAGGACGATCCGGACATCGCGCTGGCACTGCGGATGCTCTTCGGTCGCGCCGGGTATGACATCTCACACGCCGCCGACGGCCGCAGCGGACTGCGCGAGGCCTACACGGAGAAGCCCGATCTGGTCGTCCTGGACGTGGGACTGCCGGAGATGGACGGCTGGCAGGTGCTGGAGCGGCTGCGGGACGTCTCGGACGTACCCGTGCTGGTGCTGACCGCGCACGGCCAGGAGGCCGAGAAGGTGCGCGGCCTGCGCGGCGGCGCCGACGACTACCTGACCAAGCCGTTCGCGAACGCGGAGTTGCTGGCCCGGGTCGAGGCACTGCTGCGCCGCTCGTCGGCCGGCCAGAACAGCTGGGCGAGTCAGGTCTACGACGACGGCGTCGTGCACCTGGACCCCACCCGGCGGCGCGTCTACGTCAAGGGCGAGGAGGTCCGGCTCACGCCGACCGAGTTCCGCCTGCTGAACGCGCTCGTTCGGCACGCCGGCGCGGTGCTCAGCCCGAACCAGTTGCTGACCCAGGCCTGGGACGACCCGACCGGCATCGGCCAGGAGCGGGTGAAGTTCGCCGTGCTGCGTCTGCGGCGCAAGCTGGGCTGGTCCGATCCCGAAGAGTCACCCATCGAATCGGTACGAGGTTTCGGCTACCGGTACCGGAAGGCCAACCCCGATGCCTGA
- a CDS encoding chemotaxis protein CheW — protein MEELGEIVGEFLMESHENLDQLDRDLVSLEQDPGSRDLISRIFRTIHTIKGTSGFLAFSRLETLTHAGESLLSRLRDGVQPVTAETITALLAMLDGVRALLATIEESGAEGDVDVEGIIATVNAQMAEPGAAAKPAADKPAEAAPAEAEAPKAPAGVPSAFEDEAAAEDGERPTPEPIEEQRKPIGEQLVESGAASTADVASALQQQIEGDERKLGTILLDEGKAAPAAVSDAVQNQAPKRSVADSAIRVDVDLLDGLMNLVGELVLARNQLVRGVADLGDQAMIRSAQRLNLITSELQEGIMKTRMQPIDHIWSKLPRVVRDLSKALDKQINLVMEGKETELDRTLLEAVKDPLTHLVRNAVDHGIEDVPTRIASGKGPEGTLTLRAFHEGGHVTVEVADDGAGLNVDRIAKKAVENGLAKPEQIATMDRREIMSMVFQPGFSTAAKVTNVSGRGVGMDVVKTNIERVGGAVGVDSVPGKGTTWRLTIPLTLAIIQALTIDCADQRYVVPQASVLELVFIDGNSTKIEYASGAPVYRLRGRLLPLVRLDRTLGLPVGGDQGVYIVVLQADGRSFGLVVDRVLNTEEVVVKALNSRFKDVGLYAGATILGHGKVGLILDVASLARRSNLATSSERDSSISARDSRGPSDNAERLLVTAVGERRVAIPLDTVTRLEEFPIAKIEHAGSREVVQYRGQILPLVRLSYLLGAMPEETGETVSVVVYSEGERSVALVVDKIVDIVEDAMTARRNVDDDGLVGTAVIQQRVTELLDVRRAIVAADPNFYSDLHEDEMLVEA, from the coding sequence GTGGAAGAGCTTGGCGAGATCGTCGGCGAGTTCCTGATGGAGAGCCACGAGAACCTGGACCAACTGGACCGGGACCTCGTGTCGCTGGAGCAGGACCCCGGATCGCGTGACCTGATCTCACGCATCTTTCGGACGATCCACACAATCAAGGGCACCAGCGGGTTCCTCGCGTTCTCCCGGCTGGAGACCCTGACCCACGCGGGTGAGTCGCTCCTGTCGCGGTTGCGCGACGGCGTGCAGCCGGTGACCGCGGAGACCATCACCGCGTTGCTCGCGATGCTGGACGGCGTTCGTGCGCTGCTGGCCACGATCGAGGAGAGCGGCGCCGAGGGCGACGTCGACGTCGAGGGCATCATCGCCACCGTCAACGCGCAGATGGCTGAGCCGGGCGCCGCCGCGAAGCCGGCCGCGGACAAGCCGGCCGAGGCGGCCCCGGCCGAGGCCGAGGCGCCCAAGGCGCCGGCCGGCGTGCCGTCCGCGTTCGAGGACGAGGCCGCGGCCGAGGACGGCGAGCGGCCGACGCCCGAGCCGATCGAGGAGCAGCGCAAGCCGATCGGCGAGCAGTTGGTCGAGTCCGGCGCCGCTTCCACGGCCGACGTCGCGTCCGCGCTGCAGCAGCAGATCGAGGGCGACGAACGCAAGCTCGGCACGATCCTGCTCGACGAGGGCAAGGCGGCACCCGCCGCGGTCAGCGACGCGGTGCAGAACCAGGCGCCGAAGCGCAGCGTCGCGGACAGTGCGATCCGGGTCGACGTCGACCTGCTCGACGGGCTGATGAACCTGGTCGGCGAGCTCGTGCTCGCCCGCAATCAGCTGGTCCGCGGCGTGGCCGACCTGGGCGACCAGGCGATGATCCGCAGTGCCCAGCGGCTCAACCTGATCACCAGTGAGCTGCAAGAGGGCATCATGAAGACCCGCATGCAGCCGATCGACCACATCTGGTCGAAGCTGCCGCGAGTCGTGCGGGACCTCTCCAAGGCGCTGGACAAGCAGATCAACCTGGTCATGGAGGGCAAGGAGACCGAGCTCGACCGGACGCTGCTGGAGGCGGTCAAGGACCCACTGACCCACCTGGTCCGCAACGCGGTCGACCACGGCATCGAGGACGTGCCCACCCGCATCGCCTCCGGTAAGGGCCCGGAGGGCACGCTCACGCTGCGCGCGTTCCACGAGGGCGGTCACGTCACGGTCGAGGTCGCCGACGACGGCGCCGGACTGAACGTGGACCGGATCGCGAAGAAGGCCGTGGAGAACGGCCTGGCCAAGCCGGAGCAGATCGCGACCATGGACCGGCGCGAGATCATGTCGATGGTCTTCCAGCCCGGCTTCTCCACGGCCGCGAAGGTCACCAACGTCTCCGGCCGCGGCGTCGGCATGGACGTGGTCAAGACCAACATCGAGCGCGTCGGCGGCGCGGTCGGCGTGGACTCCGTCCCGGGCAAGGGCACCACCTGGCGCCTCACCATCCCGCTGACGCTGGCGATCATCCAGGCGCTCACCATCGACTGCGCCGATCAGCGGTACGTGGTGCCGCAGGCCTCGGTGCTGGAGCTGGTCTTCATCGACGGCAACTCGACGAAGATCGAGTACGCGTCCGGCGCCCCGGTCTACCGGCTGCGCGGCCGGCTGCTCCCGCTGGTTCGGCTGGACCGCACGCTCGGCCTGCCGGTCGGCGGTGACCAGGGCGTCTACATCGTGGTGCTGCAGGCCGACGGCCGCAGTTTCGGGCTGGTCGTGGACCGCGTCCTGAACACCGAGGAGGTCGTGGTCAAGGCGCTCAACTCGCGGTTCAAGGACGTGGGCCTGTACGCCGGCGCCACCATCCTCGGCCACGGCAAGGTCGGCCTGATCCTGGACGTCGCGTCGCTGGCCCGCCGGTCGAACCTGGCGACCAGCTCCGAGCGCGACTCCAGCATCAGCGCCCGGGACAGCCGCGGCCCCAGCGACAACGCGGAGCGGCTGCTGGTCACCGCGGTCGGCGAGCGCCGGGTGGCGATCCCGCTGGACACGGTCACCCGTCTGGAGGAGTTCCCGATCGCGAAGATCGAGCACGCCGGCAGCCGGGAGGTCGTGCAGTACCGCGGCCAGATCCTGCCCCTGGTCCGGCTGTCGTACCTGCTCGGTGCGATGCCGGAGGAGACCGGCGAGACGGTCTCCGTGGTGGTCTACAGCGAGGGCGAGCGCAGTGTCGCGCTGGTCGTCGACAAGATCGTGGACATCGTGGAGGACGCGATGACCGCCCGCCGGAACGTCGACGACGACGGCCTGGTCGGTACCGCGGTCATCCAGCAGCGGGTCACCGAGCTGCTCGACGTCCGCCGCGCGATCGTCGCGGCCGACCCGAACTTCTACAGCGACCTGCACGAGGACGAGATGCTGGTGGAGGCCTGA
- a CDS encoding sensor histidine kinase produces MKTAPEPESRDAFKAQFLAVVSHELRTPLTSIAAFTEMLSGVDLPEGERPTALSVVQRNTERMLVLVEDLMLLSRLESGDLPVQSEPVALAPVVAGAGQEVERVVPTAAVRGTVEAGPPVRGDASLLHQLFYAVTGAMTERALDGSGEIQGACFGDHWTITVRSTQAETLTDEYFLATSLPVPGDGRTRSLALWMLLARAIAHRHGGAVSISFAPETGAAITVRLPAAA; encoded by the coding sequence GTGAAAACCGCGCCGGAGCCCGAATCACGGGATGCATTCAAGGCCCAGTTCCTCGCCGTCGTCTCGCACGAGTTGCGCACGCCGCTGACCTCCATCGCCGCGTTCACGGAGATGCTGTCCGGCGTCGACCTGCCGGAGGGCGAGCGGCCCACCGCGCTCTCCGTCGTGCAGCGCAACACCGAGCGCATGCTGGTGCTCGTCGAGGATCTGATGCTGCTGTCCCGCCTGGAGTCCGGCGACCTGCCGGTGCAGTCCGAGCCGGTCGCGCTGGCACCGGTCGTCGCCGGCGCCGGCCAGGAGGTCGAACGGGTGGTGCCGACCGCGGCGGTGCGCGGCACGGTCGAGGCCGGGCCACCGGTCCGGGGCGACGCGAGCCTGCTGCACCAGCTGTTCTACGCGGTCACCGGCGCGATGACCGAGCGGGCGCTGGACGGCAGCGGCGAGATCCAGGGCGCCTGCTTCGGCGACCACTGGACGATCACGGTGCGCAGCACGCAGGCCGAGACGCTCACCGACGAGTACTTCCTGGCGACGTCGCTGCCGGTGCCCGGCGACGGCCGGACCCGCAGCCTGGCGCTCTGGATGCTGCTTGCGCGGGCGATCGCGCACCGCCACGGCGGCGCGGTCTCGATCAGCTTCGCCCCGGAGACCGGCGCCGCGATCACGGTGAGGCTGCCGGCGGCGGCGTGA